A stretch of Pseudomonas sp. LS.1a DNA encodes these proteins:
- the ccoS gene encoding cbb3-type cytochrome oxidase assembly protein CcoS — MPALYVMIPAALLLVGVAVYIFFWAVDSGQYDDLESPAHSILFDDQDPRHQAAVKPDDSQADTDKEPPPRA; from the coding sequence ATGCCCGCCCTCTACGTCATGATCCCCGCGGCCCTGCTGCTGGTCGGCGTGGCCGTGTACATCTTCTTCTGGGCGGTGGACAGTGGCCAGTACGACGACCTGGAAAGCCCGGCCCACAGCATCCTGTTCGACGACCAGGACCCGCGCCACCAGGCGGCGGTGAAGCCTGACGACAGCCAGGCCGACACCGACAAGGAACCCCCACCCCGTGCCTGA